Genomic window (Equus quagga isolate Etosha38 chromosome 12, UCLA_HA_Equagga_1.0, whole genome shotgun sequence):
ggaaaaaaaaaaaaagtcaaacctaGGAAAGACAGGGGTCCTTACTTGCTCCATAACTattttataccacattttatttgaaataattttgtacTAATTAGCATAcgttttaaaaacactttaaagcatgctaaaaatattatgtataatatgatcatatttttgtaaaataaaaaactatgtaTAGACTATAAATATGCATAAAGGACTAAAAAATACGCACCAAATATTTTATTGGGATGTGGGAGTATAGgcactatttattttttctgaatttttttctacagttaatatacatattaattttctAGTATGAAAAAAATTAGCTGTTACAAAATTCAGGCTTGCAGCCTATCTTTAGGACTAGAACCACCACTGTTCGCTCCTCCAGGAAGTCTAGCATAGCCCTTGTTCCATCTTAAAACTCATTCCTCCCCGAGCACTTTCCACCTTCTTTGTTCCCAGCTCAGCTCTGCTCTGAAGCATGGCAGGCTGGCTGGGTGTTTGGCTTACACTTAatctttgtattttcaaaaatagagtCAGTGTTTCTAGATATCTGGCCAAGAATACCCCATTTCTTTGAGTGGGGCTATTGTGTCAGAGGCAACCTTTACTCAACAAACCTTAGGGTCaacaaactgaggctcacagaagagaaggaaacatggCTAATGGCAGATTCCCACCCAAAAAGAGAGTAGTGGCAAAGCAGTAGTCTTCATTGATCTTTATTGAATGAGGGGCTCCAGGTGCAAGCAGATGGGATCAAGAGCAGCAATAGCAGGAAGaagtataaaagtataaaatataaagtgcTAGCAGTGAGGAGTGTGTGCAGGGGGCCCATAGGGACCACTGGGGATACAGGGCTGAGGACTGGCCACAGCTTACCCTCCAAGGGAATCTAGGCCTGAGGGGACTGTGCAGGGCCATTGGCTGGGGGTGGAAGTGGCTTGAGGGGGGCCCAACCTTGGGCCTTGAAGTAGGAGACCAGTTGTGTAGGTACTTCTGCGAGCACAGTCTGTGCCAATGCCTCCTGAGGGGCCTGCCAGGAAAAGAGGAGCAAGGTCAGTGGTGGCCCATAAAAGGTTCCCAAGGTCTACATTTCATACCAAAGAAAGGATACAAAACTCAACACCAAACTCTGCCCCAGACTTAGACAAAAGAGTGAGTATCCCCACTCATATCAGGGAGAGGTGGAAGGGTAAACTCCCAGATCTGGTCTGCCCCCAAGCTTGCCCCAACTCACATTCTGGAAGCGGCGGTAGGGCACAAACTGCACTATGTCACGGGCAGATGCCTTCCCGGAGCGTGTACGCAGGGGTCCACCATCAGCGTCCAGCTGCTCCATGGCCTCAAAGTCAGCACCGCCCACACCCACGATGATCACTGACATGGGCAGGTGGGAGGCACGAACCACAGCCTCACATGTGGCCTCGACATCTGTCACAGCACCGTCGGTCAGCAGCAACAGCACGAAGTATTGCTGGGGGCAAGCCCATTCATATACTGAGGCAGATCCTCTAAACATCCCAGCCACACATTCCCACACTGATAAGAAGTTGCTTGTTACATAGCCCTCAAGGGAGCCCTTGACCAAGACCACccatcccaccaccaccaccacctcccatGACCCTCACCGAGGCAGTCCTCTGATTTGCAGCCTGGGCTGCAAACCTGGCCACATGGTTGATGATGGGTGCAAAGTTGGTGGGGCCATAGAGGCGAACTTGGGGCAGGGCTTGGCGGTAGGCATCCACAATGCCCTGGATGCCTAGAGAAGGAGGGCAAAAACACTAAAATACTGGGCCTCTCCGGGCTGAACCAGTCCTGACATCACCCTATCCTGGCTGAGGAGATTTGGCAACCTGGGTGCATTTCATTCAATCACCCCTGTAACCCAAGGTACTTAACCTTAtcctacaaatgaggaaattacgGCCAAAGAGAAGAGGGGCACTTGCCCTAAATCACAGCTTGCATTAAAACCCAGATTAGGGGGAAATCCCTGAACAAATTTAGGAGAGCTGAACATCAGATTATAATacacttaataaaataataaattataacccatttaataaaataagaatccagaGAATTATTAAGtaatgggagagaagggaaagctcttcCTTCATAAATGTAGAAGGAGGAATGACAAAATCATTTGACTATCATAGAGATAACTGATTCAGGCAAGGATTATCAATGGATGGTAAAACCAGAAGGTAAAAATTGATGAATAATTGGATATTTATACAGCTTCAAAGTATCTTCCCCAAAAATactaattacaaagagaaaaacagtacttgcatagtggagaaacctgataGACTCAACCTTAACCAACTGACCAAAGTTAATATGACTGATAATAGGATAAATCAACATCACGTGCCTCCTGATACAGTGCACTGAGAAGAATACACAgtatcacttctgtggtattcctgccCAACTgcataatctgaatctaatcacgGGGAAATATCAGGTAAACCCAAACTGAGAAACATTCTACAAATTATCTCACCTGTAATCTTAAAAAAGGTCAATATCATACAagacatagagaaaagaaagtctcttcaacaaatggtgctgggaaaactggacagccacatgtaaaagaatgaaaattgaccattttttttcaccgttcatcaaaataaactcaaaatggatcaaggacctaaaggtaagacctgaaaccataaggcttctagaagaaaatacaggcagtacactctttgacatcagtattaaaaggatcttttcggacaccatgtcttctcagacaagggaaacaatagaaagaataaacaaaaggaacttcatcagactaaagagcttcttcaaggcaagggaaaacaggattgaaacaaaaagcaacccaccaattgggaaaaaatatttgcaagtcatatatccaacaaagggttaatctccctactatataaagaactcacacaactcaacaacaaaaaaatcaaacaatccaatgaaaaaatgggcaggggacatgaacagagatttctccaaagaagatatacagatggccaataggcacatgaaaaaatgttcatcatcactgatcatcagggaaatgcaaatcaaaactactctaagatagcaccttatacccgttagaatggcaaaaataatcaaaacaaaataacaaatgttggagaggttgtggagaaaaatgaacccttatacactgctggtgggaatgcaaactgctgcagccactatgcaaaacagtatggagatttctcaaaaaattaaaaatagaaataccatatgacccagccatcccactactgggtatctatccaaagagcttgaagtcagcaattccaaaagtcccatgcaccccaatgttcattgcatcattatttgcaatagccaagatgtggaagcaacctaagggcccatcaactgatgactggataaagaagatatggtatatatatacacagtagaatactactcagccatagaaaaggataaaatcgtcccattcacaacaacatggatggaccttgagggtattatgttaagtgaaataagccagatagagaaagacaatctctgtatgactccactcatatgtggaagttaaacatgtagacaaagagaacagattagtggctaccaggggaaagggggggtgggggatgggcacaaagggtgaagtggtgcctacaacacgactgacaaacaatgtacaactgaaatttcacaaggctgtaaactatcataatctcaattaaaaaaagatatgaagaacTCTGGAAGACAGGACAACTGAAAGCAATATGTGATCTGAGAATTTCTTTTGCTGTAAAAGACAGAACAATggacaaaatttgaataaattctaTAGATTGGATATAGTATTGTAttgatgttaatttcctgattttgagaagtgtactgtggttatgtaacagaatgtctttaattttaggaaacacattgaagtatttagggataaagtGCCATGTGGATGATGATGAGTGCAAAGTTGGTGGGGCCATAGAGGCAAACTTGGGGCAGGGTTTATTCAAAcgtttcagaaaaaaagaaatgtgtgcgtgtgtgtgtatatacacacacacacacgcacacacacaaagagaggaagagggaggaagagaaacagagaacttgagagagagagaatgataaagcaaatgtggtaaaatgttcaTGTTTGGGGGGAATCTAGGTGAAGGTAAAAAACAGCCTCTGTGACCCAGGCCCTAACCCTTGAGCTCCAATGATCTGAACCCCTGTAACTATTCTTAAAACTTTTCTCTAAGTCTGAACTCATGTCAAATAaaaacccaggggctggcctggtggcgcagcagttaagttcacatgttctgcttctcggtggcccagggttcgccagttcggatcccaagtgtggacatggcaccgcttggcacgccatgctgtggtaggcatcccacgtataaagtagaggaagatgggcatggatgttagctcagggccagtcttcctcagcaaaaagaggaggattggcagtagttagctcagggctaatcttcctcaaaaaaaaaaataaataaataaaataaaataaaataaaaataaaaacccagatCAGATCAAATTAGGTCAAGATGTCCACTTCAGCTTCTTGCCCAAGTTCGGGCGCTAGCGAGCCACAAGGTTTGGCCCTCTCTGGACAAAAGAGCTAGGGGCAAAAAGCAGCCCCAAAAGAGCTGCAGGAAGGCACCAAGGCTTCCACTGATACCCAAATAAGTACCTGTGAGCTTCTAGCCAAAGATAATAACGATAACATAACAATTACCATTTTTTAGAGAGAGTTTAGTAAGTGCCAGGCTTACTGCTTCAAACTTTACACACATCCTTGCCTAAAATACTCAATATCCTACAATATGTAGCCTTATTATGAACCCAAAGTACACAGAAGCTAAGCAACTGGCCCCAAGTCACAAAGTTAGCAAGTGGCAAGATGAAGATTTGATTCCAGAGGCCTACCTCTAAAATCCACTCCTTTGGACAACAGAGTGAGGTAtctgctcccccaccccaagctTCCTTGACTGCACAGGCTTGGCCCTGTAGGTTAGACAGATCTGCCTTACGTTGGAGGATGAGGGGACTTACCTGCACAGTAGGGATTATTGGGGTTGAAGTTCAAGGCAAATTCATGGGAGACCTGAGGACAAGAATGAAAGTGAGGTTCTTCCATGATCACCTTTGTGCTACAAAAAAGGGCACTATGTACCAACGGTATGAGAGCTATTTAGTCCTTAGCACTTGCTCTATACATGCCTGTAGGGAAGCATCCCTGAATCTCCCCATAAAGCTAGTTGCCAGGCAGCAAGTTTACCACATCCCCCTAAATCAGGACCCTGAAACTGAAAACAAGAGTAGGGGAATAGAAGAGAGCACTCACCTGCCAGTCAGGGGGTACCTGGGCCCCAAATCCAAATGCTGGGAACAGCTTGTCCCTGTGAGAAGACAGTGAGTTGGAAAAGAGGCAGTGAGGGAACTGTGAGCCCAGAGGCTGAAGCATCTGCATGGAGTGGGGATGGGCAAGAGAAGAAGTTACTCACGAGTCATAGTCCTGAACCACGCTGCCCACACTCCACAATGCTGTCAGGTACTCATTGACCCCTGTTGGGCTCAGGTAGTGCAAGGAGTTGGGTGAGGAGGGGTCGCCATTGGAACCTGTGAAGTCCACGCCCACCTGGTAGtaggggaggagaggagctgaCGGCCACCTTGAGCCCCAAATTTGTTCTCTAGCCCATGATAAAGCAACTTACAGTGAAGTTGATTTGACAGCCTCCCATCACATAGTCCAGGAATGAATACTCAGTTTCTACCTGCAAATGAAACCAGGTCATGGCTGGGGTGAAGGGGATGGGGCCATGGAGCTCAGGAGTCAGAGCTTGGTACACATGGGCTATTGTCTCACCTGGCACAGCTTGACACAGATAGTTCCAGAGTTcttgtagcttttctttttctgctgtttctcagGGTGGATGCATTCAAACTCAGCCtggtgaggaaagaaaaattatggtAGTAAAACTTCCAGAGCATGAGTCAGGACTGGagctgccctgccctccctctctccctaggGCCACAGCCCTCTAGGCCCACCTCAACACCTCTGAGCAGGGCCAACACTCACTGGGACTGTTTGCAGCTGGGCCAAGCTGGTTTGGAAGGTACCAATGAGATCATGTGAACCATCACTGTCATAGTCTGAGCATCGCACCTGGTGGggggaagtgtgtgtgtatatacataaagACCAGGAGGCAGGTGGCAAGTGAGAATAAATCCCTCCCCAGGCTCTCTGACCCTGCTCAGTCCACTCTCCTAGGAAGCAAGCTCCTCACCTGAATGGGTGTGCTGGGGTCTCCTCCACAGAAACGCTGAAGGGGAACAGAGAAGCGCTTCCATGTAGGGTTCAGGTTGTTCTTGATtacctggaggaggagggcaaagCCTTGAGTGAGCTCTAAGCTGGCAAGTAGGGAGCTGCCATTCCTTCCTACCCGTATGtagtctctttctctgtgttataAACCTTGGCAGTCACAAATCTCAGGAGATTCTCTCCTACCCAAAGCCACCCCCCaatccccagggtcccacacctCAGATCTGTATGCCAGATGCCATTTCCCATCACCCTGGCGGAAGAACTCCAAGAATGGATCCGATTTCCCCAGGAAGTCCTGCCAATGCCACAAAGACACCAGTTATAAGACTTAGGGAGGGACAATCATTATGCTAGACCTCtgtccccatccctgccctctaATACACCATCCCTTCCCCCTTAATTCTTGAACCCCCAGGGCCTCCTTCCATGCAGCACCTTCTTATCTAGGTTTCTGGCCTCCACCTCCATGGTCACTACACGGCTATCCTTCAACTCCTGAGCTGAGACCTAGGTAGGAGAGGCAGGAGACTGTATCACCTCATGAACTCCTCATTGATGTAAGTCCCTCCCCAACCCTTGCAGAGTTCTTCCTTACCGTGATGGTCCCCTGCCCAGCAGGTTTTCCAGGCTTCAGCATCAAGGGTAGAGTTAGTATCTGGCTGGACACAATCTAGAGCAGAGCAAGGTGAGGTGTGAAGATCTCAGGCAGGGTTAGGTCCTGCTTGACTCCCACCTCCAAGTTCCATGCAGGCCGGCTTGTCTGACAGGGCTCTTACTGAACCTGTTTCTGAAGGACGGTAATCCCTGGCCCTACATACCTGTCCTAGGGAACACTCTGCCCCTCCTAGGAAGTCATCATCCCCCAGCTCAGGTGTCTTGTTGTCTATGTCATAGATGCCAAATCGGAGCTTCTGGACTGTTTCAAAGTGGTACTTAAGCTGCAGAGTCTTGGAGAACTCAGGGC
Coding sequences:
- the CPNE1 gene encoding copine-1 isoform X1, translating into MAHCVTLVQLSISCDHLIDKDISSKSDPLCVLLQDVGGGNWAELGRTEQVRNCSSPEFSKTLQLKYHFETVQKLRFGIYDIDNKTPELGDDDFLGGAECSLGQIVSSQILTLPLMLKPGKPAGQGTITVSAQELKDSRVVTMEVEARNLDKKDFLGKSDPFLEFFRQGDGKWHLAYRSEVIKNNLNPTWKRFSVPLQRFCGGDPSTPIQVRCSDYDSDGSHDLIGTFQTSLAQLQTVPAEFECIHPEKQQKKKSYKNSGTICVKLCQVETEYSFLDYVMGGCQINFTVGVDFTGSNGDPSSPNSLHYLSPTGVNEYLTALWSVGSVVQDYDSDKLFPAFGFGAQVPPDWQVSHEFALNFNPNNPYCAGIQGIVDAYRQALPQVRLYGPTNFAPIINHVARFAAQAANQRTASQYFVLLLLTDGAVTDVEATCEAVVRASHLPMSVIIVGVGGADFEAMEQLDADGGPLRTRSGKASARDIVQFVPYRRFQNAPQEALAQTVLAEVPTQLVSYFKAQGWAPLKPLPPPANGPAQSPQA